From the genome of Desulfovibrio sp. JY:
CTCCGTGTCAAAAATTGACCAATGGCGGCACGGTATGAAGTGTATCGGGGAACGCGCCTGAAGCGGTCAGGCTCTCCCGCCGTGCTGTCATCCTGCCAACGGAGCCTTTCTCCCCGGGTAATCCTTTTTGACGTCCTCAGTACAGGATTTCGCAGTTGCGTGAACGCCGGACATGTTTCCTCCTCACCCTCTTGCCGCTCGAGGCAATGGAGACCCAGAGGGGAATTTTTTTCCCAATAAATAATATAGCAAAATTGACGCCAAAAAGCCCTGAAGTTGCGGCCTTGAAATAAACATACCGTCTCCTGTTAAAGAGACTCGCATGGGGGGTTCGGGTAACAGTCGCGTTGGCGGAGGAGCTGGCAGCGAGGCTGTGCATATGGGTCGGTTCCGGTCTAAATGGGGGCTACTCCAGAATAAATTTACCGAATATTTTATTCATTCTATTAAGGTATGACTTTCCCGACGCCACGGTATATCCGCTTCAATCCACGCCCCCGTGCGGGAAGCGACTGGCGTCTACCTTGAGAGCTTGAAGCATCGTTCGACGTTTCAATCCGCGCTCCCGCGCAGGGAGCGACGTGGTCCTGATGTCCTGGCGCACCCCTCCGTCCAGACTTCAATCCACGCTCCCGCGCAGGGAGCGACCCAGCCCGGCCATGTCGTTCATGCCCATGCGGTGCTTCAATCCACGCCCCCGCACGGGGAGCGACTGGTTCGGGAGCGGCGCAAGAAGATGAAGGGCATGCTTCAATCCACGCCCCCGCACGGGGAGCGACGCCGCTGATCGTGCCGTAGGAGAGCGGTACGCAATGGCTTCAATCCACGCTCCCGCGCAGGGAGCGACCCGGAGACGACCAGGGGCATGACCTCCCCTTCCTGCTTCAATCCACGCTCCCGCGCAGGGAGCGACTCACGCACTACATTAGACTCTTTTAAACGATTGATGCTTCAATCCACGCTCCCGCGCAGGGAGCGACGGGCTCGATGTCGGGCAAGTTCGGTTCGGGCATAGGGCTTCAATCCACGCCCCCGCGCAGGGAGCGACACATCCAACGGGTGGTGACCTTCACCGGGCCTGCGCTTCAATCCACGCCCCCGCGCAGGGAGCGACTCGCGCTTGACCGCCCGCCCTTGGCCGGGGCCGTGCTTCAATCCACGCCCCCGCGCAGGGAGCGACCCGGGTCAGTCCGCTCTAAGCCTTTGCCGACGATGCTTCAATCCACGCCCCCGCGCAGGGAGCGACTTGATCGCCCCGCCCGTGGAGCCGCCCGCGTTGGTGCTTCAATCCACGCCCCCGCGCAGGGAGCGACCCCGCCGCGACCTCGATTTCCGTCTCGGGGAACGCTTCAATCCACGCCCCCGCGCAGGGAGCGACACGCCGGCTGCACCATCGTTTCGTCGGCCGAAAGCGCTTCAATCCACGCCCCCGCGCAGGGAGCGACTAAAGGGGGCGACATGAAAGCGATCTGCAAAACGCTTCAATCCACGCCCCCGCGCAGGGAGCGACCACAAAATGGGCCTGCTGCGCAACGTCGTCGGGGTGCTTCAATCCACGCCCCCGCGCAGGGAGCGACGAACGCGCCGGCTTTAACCAAGTCACGTACGGTCGGGCTTCAATCCACGCCCCCGCGCAGGGAGCGACCGATGGAGCGCCTTCCCCGGATACAAAACAGTACGAGCTTCAATCCACGCCCCCGCGCAGGGAGCGACGCGACGTGCGGAAGAGGCGGAGGCAAAACTGCGTGCTTCAATCCACGCCCCCGCGCAGGGAGCGACCTTGTCCTTGGCAAGGACATGTATTATTTGTATCTGCTTCAATCCACGCCCCCGCGCAGGGAGCGACGTCGCGCTTGACCGCCCGCCCTTGGCCGGGGCCGTGCTTCAATCCACGCCCCCGCGCAGGGAGCGACCGAAATTCCAGGTCCGGTAGGGTCTCTTGAGGCTTGCTTCAATCCACGCCCCCGCGCAGGGAGCGACCTGTTTGAGCATGCCGCCCTTCGATCCCAGCGATGCTTCAATCCACGCCCCCGCGCAGGGAGCGACACATGCTCGAACTCTCGGGGGATTGTCGCCACCATGCTTCAATCCACGCCCCCGCGCAGGGAGCGACCAGACGTTATTGAGGACCTCGTCAATGCTGAAATGCTTCAATCCACGCCCCCGCGCAGGGAGCGACGGAGGTTACCCGGCGTGGCTCTAAACGTAAGGATGCTTCAATCCACGCCCCCGCGCAGGGAGCGACCGGTCGCCGGGGGCGCATTGTTGTCCAGCGCATGAGCTTCAATCCACGCCCCCGCGCAGGGAGCGACGCGCACGCGGAGGCCGGGCCGCAGCCGACGGGCGGCTTCAATCCACGCCCCCGCGCAGGGAGCGACGCAGTCCCGGTAGCGTCAGTGGCCAAGTCAGCCTGGCTTCAATCCACGCCCCCGCGCAGGGAGCGACTTCCTGTATTACAACAAAATTACGTCGAGAAAATGCTTCAATCCACGCCCCCGCGCAGGGAGCGACTCGGACTCGGGCCGTCTTTTTCTCTCCGAGGCGAGGCTTCAATCCACGCCCCCGCGCAGGGAGCGACCCGGAGTGCTCGGACACCAAAGCGCAGGAGACGGCGCTTCAATCCACGCCCCCGCGCAGGGAGCGACTGTTACGCCGATTATGCCTTGCCGTCACACGATTTGCCAGCCACGATTCGAGGACGGCGTCAACCTCGAACGGCAAGCGCTGGATCACTTCAACCACAAAAATATTAAGTAAATTATATCAATGCATTACAAAATCGAGGACCTCCCAGGAAAACCCTGTGTGCTTCAGGTCCTCGCACCCCAGCCTCCCCTCCTCCGCGCCTGGCATTTTTCCGGGCCAGCTTGTTCCTCGCAGACGGTCGCTGGCCAATGTCCGCCGCATCCCGCACATCCGGAAGGCTGTTAAAGAATGAGAAGTCCCTGCGGATCATAGGCGGGTTTGGCCCCCACATGCTCAACACGATTTTTCCAGTTGGCCCCGAGAAAATAAAACCGCAGACTGTCTTTCTCCGTATCCATGCACTCCAGCAGATTGGTACGCAGGGCTACCCACTGGGCGGGGTCCACCACGCACTCGAAAACCGAAAACTGCACCCGCTGTCCCCAGTTCTCACAGTGCCGCGCGATCCTCCGCAACCGACGCCGTCCGGCGGCATCCTGCGTGTTCACGTCATAGCTTACCAGAACCATCATGGCGTCACCGGATCACAAAGGGAGGGTAGGCGTCCAGGTCACCGCGCAGATAGCGGGCAAGCAACCGTGCCTGACAATGATACAGCAGGCCCGCCGCCATCTTTTCCTGCAAAAAGGGATGCTCCACGGTCTCCTGTTTGCGCTCCTGCCAGGCGGTTATCACGTCCTTGCGGGTGTCCTCGTCCATGATGACGGCCCCTGATTCCGTGCGCCTGAAGCCTTTGCCCTTCACCTGCCCCCGGTTGATCAGCGTGCAAGCCAGTCTGTCCGCCAGATAGGGACGAAATTCCTCCATGATGTCCAGAGCAAGGCTTGGCCGGCCGGGCCGGTCGCGGTGCAGAAAACCTACCGCCGGATCAAGCCCGCAGCCTTCAAGCGCGCTCCGCACGTCGTGGGCAAGCAGCGTATACAGAAAGGAAAGGAGGCAGTTCACGGCATCCAGCGGCGGACGCCGGTTGCGGCCGGCAAAACGGAACGCGGGGTCCTTGCTATGGATAAGACTGCCGAAAGCGCCAAAATAGGCCTGCGCGGCCTCGCCCTCGATACCGCGAACCATATTAAGAGGTTGAGGCTCGCGTAAACGCATAAGACACTGGGCCAGGCGGGCTACGGCTGTATCGAGCTCCGGGCCTGGGCGCTCCCGCGCGGTGCGCAGCAGCACGGTGCGGCAGTTGGCTATTTTGCCGATGACGATGAACGCGGCAATGGCGGCGGAGGAGGCATCCTCGTCCGCCCGGCGGTACTGCTCGCGGCGCAGCAGCACGTTGCCGCTGACCGGGCCATGCATGGAGGCCAGAAAACGCCCGTTTTGCGTCAACCACGAGACCGTCACGCCGTGTTCCGCGCAGTGGCCCAGCAGAAAGGGGCTGCACGAGATCTGACCGAAAAGCACGAGCCCGCCCAACGTATGGATAGGCACTTTGCCCTTCAAGGCATCGCCCTGGTACACGGCCACGCATTCGCCATCCTTGGCGAGATAACTTTCCTGGGTGGTGACGAACAGCGTGTTGAGCAGCGGCTTCATGCGTCCTCCAGTACGGATTGCAGATAGGCAGCCGCCGATTTTCGCGGCGCAAGCGGCATGCAGACGTCGCGCAACGAGCAGGCCGGGCAGATGGTGTTGGCGATTTCCAGCGGCGGAGGCGGCGGCGTTGCGCCTTGACCCAACAGGGCATGCACGGCCTCGGCGGTTTTGCGGGTTTCTTCCCGCAGGGCTTCGTCGAAGGACACCACCTGTCGTCGTCGGGTTTTGCCGTAAAAAAGCGCACCCTCGGGAATGGAGGCATCCAGCATTTCTTCCAGACAAAACGCCTGGGCGCAAAGCTGTATGCGGTCGGCGTCGTTGTTTTTGGGGCGACCGCGCTTGTATTCCACGGGGTACGGCTGCCAGCGTCCTTCGCGCCGGTGGAACTCCACCACATCGGCCTGGCCGGTCAGCCCGTATTCATGGGAGCAAAGCAAAAGCCCGGTGACGATTTTGCGGTCGCCACGGCTTTCCGCCACGTTGCCGTGGGCTTTTTCGTGCAGCTGCCGCCCTTCGGCCGTGTAGACGTTCTCCGTCCACAGCTGTTCCAGATGGATAAGCGCGCACTGCCGGGGGCAGTACAAATAGTGCTGCAACGCGGAGATGGGGATGGGGTCGGTCGGGGGAAGGTGCTGCATGGCGGCATTCTCCTAAGAGGTTTCGGCCCCCTCCTTAAGGAAGGGGCCTGCCTACCACCGCGAATCATCTCATACAGGCTTCAATCCACGCTCCCGCACAGGAGCGACGAGCAATCAGTGGACCCATGATTGCCCCGCCTGTTGACAGACGGGACAATCATAAGTTTAAATGAATAGAAATCGACAGGGACTGGAGAGTCTTCCTGACACTCTTGCCAGGACGCGCGGGAAGACTCTCCAACTGCGGCGAAAATCACGCCCCTATATGACTGC
Proteins encoded in this window:
- the cas4 gene encoding CRISPR-associated protein Cas4, giving the protein MQHLPPTDPIPISALQHYLYCPRQCALIHLEQLWTENVYTAEGRQLHEKAHGNVAESRGDRKIVTGLLLCSHEYGLTGQADVVEFHRREGRWQPYPVEYKRGRPKNNDADRIQLCAQAFCLEEMLDASIPEGALFYGKTRRRQVVSFDEALREETRKTAEAVHALLGQGATPPPPPLEIANTICPACSLRDVCMPLAPRKSAAAYLQSVLEDA
- the cas2 gene encoding CRISPR-associated endonuclease Cas2; translated protein: MMVLVSYDVNTQDAAGRRRLRRIARHCENWGQRVQFSVFECVVDPAQWVALRTNLLECMDTEKDSLRFYFLGANWKNRVEHVGAKPAYDPQGLLIL
- the cas1c gene encoding type I-C CRISPR-associated endonuclease Cas1c; this translates as MKPLLNTLFVTTQESYLAKDGECVAVYQGDALKGKVPIHTLGGLVLFGQISCSPFLLGHCAEHGVTVSWLTQNGRFLASMHGPVSGNVLLRREQYRRADEDASSAAIAAFIVIGKIANCRTVLLRTARERPGPELDTAVARLAQCLMRLREPQPLNMVRGIEGEAAQAYFGAFGSLIHSKDPAFRFAGRNRRPPLDAVNCLLSFLYTLLAHDVRSALEGCGLDPAVGFLHRDRPGRPSLALDIMEEFRPYLADRLACTLINRGQVKGKGFRRTESGAVIMDEDTRKDVITAWQERKQETVEHPFLQEKMAAGLLYHCQARLLARYLRGDLDAYPPFVIR